A portion of the Esox lucius isolate fEsoLuc1 chromosome 20, fEsoLuc1.pri, whole genome shotgun sequence genome contains these proteins:
- the LOC105031508 gene encoding butyrophilin-like protein 10: MDFKMDGVCALVSVFFVLCVAVVTSANVEEVLGVVGEPVLLCCFLSKLALPINSAKTRIMWQDREDKVLHVINKGQEVYDYQDPYYKNRTTFDSDHLASGNLSLLLNPVNILDNHMRTTVILIRNHRSEKVCTLSLNVAARYQKPTVNLTDSTVECNTQGGFPEGQVTWMTNNTPLDPGEADTKTSQDPETRTYNISSRVNGTGIQNLTCSIHNPTLNETQTTTISIRPITAYTGENSSNILAIACAVGVSILLTISPSP; the protein is encoded by the exons ATGGATTTCAAAATGGATGGGGTGTGTGCCTTGGTTTCTGTGTTCTTTG TGTTATGTGTTGCAGTTGTAACTTCGGCCAACGTGGAGGAAGTCCTGGGAGTCGTTGGAGAACCTGTCCTTCTGTGTTGTTTTCTCTCCAAATTGGCTCTGCCCATCAACTCAGCAAAAACCCGCATAATGTGGCAGGATCGAGAAGACAAAGTGCTGCATGTAATTAACAAGGGACAGGAGGTGTATGATTACCAAGACCCTTATTACAAAAACAGGACAACATTTGACTCTGACCATTTGGCCTCTGGAAATCTGTCACTCCTGCTCAACCCTGTAAACATCCTGGACAATCACATGAGGACCACTGTCATTCTGATAAGAAATCATAGATCAGAGAAAGTGTGCACACTCAGTTTAAATGTAGCAG CTAGGTACCAGAAACCAACAGTGAACCTTACAGACTCAACAGTTGAATGCAACACTCAGGGAGGCTTTCCTGAAGGTCAGGTGACATGGATGACCAATAACACACCTCTAGATCCTGGGGAGGCAGACACCAAGACCAGCCAGGATCCTGAAACCAGAACCTACAACATAAGCAGCCGAGTGAATGGGACAGGAATCCAGAACCTGACCTGTAGTATCCACAACCCGACCCTCAATGAAACCCAGACAACCACTATCAGCATCAGACCCATAACAGCCT ACACAGGGGAAAACTCCTCCAATATCCTGGCCATTGCTTGTGCTGTTGGCGTGTCAATCCTTCTCACCATCTCACCATCACCGTAG
- the LOC105031510 gene encoding butyrophilin subfamily 1 member A1-like, giving the protein MIYRSRTQIFLDQLPSGNFSLLLKDLKVDDDQKTFFLFHHQDDKNGRTVIQDKKLCITNVKVARGFQTPVVMINYEDRKAECSSTGGYPEPTLTWTHQNGFLDQDIPQIIRDPESGTFNISSTVNITENQILTCSIFNPTLNETLNTTQTTTYQSNRNGSYNVNGDQSNCFKVAVYGGNVRTIPRAHD; this is encoded by the exons ATGATCTACAGAAGCAGAACACAAATCTTCCTGGACCAGCTTCCCTCTGGGAATTTCTCCCTCTTGCTCAAAGATTTAAAGGTGGATGATGACCaaaaaaccttttttctctttcatcaTCAAGATGACAAAAATGGCCGTACTGTAATCCAGGATAAGAAGTTGTGCATCACCAATGTAAAAGTAGCAA GAGGTTTCCAGACACCGGTTGTGATGATAAACTATGAAGACAGGAAGGCAGAATGTTCTAGTACTGGGGGATATCCTGAACCTACACTGACCTGGACCCACCAGAACGGCTTTCTGGACCAGGACATTCCTCAGATCATCAGGGATCCAGAAAGTGGAACGTTTAACATTTCCAGCACGGTGAACATTACAGAGAATCAGATTCTGACCTGTTCCATCTTCAACCCAACTCTGAATGAGACCCTAAATACCACACAGACAACCA CATATCAAAGTAATCGAAATGGATCTTACAATGTAAATGGAGACCAATCTAACTGTTTCAA GGTCGCCGTATACGGGGGAAATGTTAGGACAATCCCAAGGGCCCATGACTGA